Proteins from a genomic interval of Streptomyces sp. NBC_00820:
- a CDS encoding GntR family transcriptional regulator, with product MRIPAHSVCTAIRDDIVAGVHARGSRLTEEVLARRYGVSRVPVREALRTLEAEGFVVTRRHAGACVAEPTEQEAADLLEMRLLLEPLGAARAAQRRTEAHLKVLRGLVRLGQERARRGGSEDLRALGGWFHVTLAQACGSHSLTSVLTQLRHKIAWMYVVEAPLSPVESWAEHGAIVDAVARGDSERARALTALHTERATLAHRLRATAGGDRAERVRNAQHPVNMPSLRN from the coding sequence ATGCGAATTCCCGCACATTCGGTGTGCACGGCGATCCGGGACGACATCGTGGCCGGTGTCCACGCGCGCGGCAGCCGGCTGACCGAGGAGGTCCTGGCTCGCCGGTACGGCGTCTCGCGCGTCCCCGTCCGCGAGGCCCTGCGCACGCTGGAGGCGGAGGGCTTCGTGGTGACCCGGCGGCACGCGGGCGCCTGCGTGGCCGAGCCGACCGAGCAGGAGGCCGCAGACCTGCTGGAGATGCGCCTGCTGCTGGAGCCGCTCGGCGCAGCCCGGGCCGCCCAGCGGCGTACCGAGGCACACCTGAAGGTGCTGCGCGGCCTGGTCAGGCTGGGTCAGGAGCGGGCGCGGCGGGGCGGCAGCGAGGATCTGCGCGCGCTCGGCGGCTGGTTCCATGTGACGCTCGCCCAGGCCTGCGGCAGCCACTCGCTGACCTCGGTGCTCACCCAGCTGCGGCACAAGATCGCCTGGATGTACGTGGTGGAGGCGCCGCTCAGCCCCGTGGAGTCCTGGGCGGAGCACGGCGCCATCGTGGACGCGGTGGCGCGCGGCGACAGCGAGCGCGCGCGGGCGCTCACGGCGCTGCATACCGAGCGCGCGACACTCGCGCACCGGCTCCGGGCCACCGCGGGCGGCGACCGCGCGGAGCGTGTGAGGAACGCGCAACATCCCGTAAACATGCCGAGCCTGCGGAATTAA
- a CDS encoding HPr family phosphocarrier protein — protein sequence MAERRVNVGWAEGLHARPASIFVRATTAAGVPVTIAKTGGGTPVNAASMLAVLGLGAQGGEEIVLTSDAEGADVALDRLAKLVAEGLEELPETV from the coding sequence ATGGCTGAGCGCCGCGTCAACGTCGGCTGGGCCGAGGGCCTTCACGCCCGCCCCGCTTCCATCTTCGTCCGAGCCACCACGGCCGCAGGCGTTCCGGTCACGATCGCCAAGACCGGCGGCGGTACGCCGGTCAACGCGGCCTCCATGCTGGCCGTCCTGGGCCTGGGTGCCCAGGGTGGCGAGGAGATCGTCCTCACCTCCGACGCCGAGGGCGCGGACGTCGCCCTGGACCGGCTGGCCAAGCTGGTCGCCGAGGGCCTCGAAGAACTGCCCGAGACGGTCTGA
- a CDS encoding bifunctional acetate--CoA ligase family protein/GNAT family N-acetyltransferase has product MQTSADRRDRHEYPAHWEADVVLRDGGTARVRPITIDDADRLVSFYEQVSDESKYYRFFAPYPRLSAKDVHRFTHHDFVDRVGLAATIGDEFVATVRYDRIGAGGLPASAPADEAEVAFLVQDSHQGRGVASALLEHIAAVARERGIRRFAAEVLPANTKMIKVFTDAGYTQKRSFEDGVVRLELDLEPTDRSLAVQRAREQRAEARSVRRLLAPGSVAVIGAGRAAGGVGRSVLVNIRDAGYQGPLYAVNQSFPDDLTEIDGVPAYRSVRDIEGPVDLAVVAVPAEDVPGVVAECGAHGVQGLVVLSAGYAESGPEGRERQRALVRHARAYGMRIIGPNAFGVINTAPDVRLNASLAPEPPRAGRIGLFAQSGAIAIALLARLHRRGGGVTGVTGVSTFVSAGNRADVSGNDVLQYWYDDPDTDVVLMYLESLGSPRKFTRLARRTAAAKPLVVVQGTGSAPQGHTVQATRLPHATVSALLRQAGVIRVDTITELVDAGLLLARQPLPAGPRVAILGNSESLGMLTYDRCLAEGLRPTRPLDLTTAATADDFHRALSRALADETCDAVIVTAIPAIGEGSQEDAELAEALRSAAATAPGKPVLVVHIELGGLAEALSAAASTAPQAVEKAAGASAGAGARDGTGTGAPEFPPARRPPTTAPRPPKAAFASSTPSSRTSSSTTDTTGTTGITGATGTPGPTGTSDAVETSGTSGTSPSAQRLIPAYPAAERAARALAEAVKYAQWRREAADPGKVPEYDDIDEKRAAELIGALLARGQGLTIGPDQTCELLAAYGVHVRQALPAPTPDAAAEAARTLGYPVALKATAPHLRHRADLGGVRLDLANEEQLRRSYAELTDLFGKPEELRPVVQGMAPRGVDTVVRAVIDPAAGAVLSFGLAGAASQLLGDMAHRLVPVTDREATSMVRSIRTAPLLFGWRGSTPVDTPALEELLLRVSRLVDDNPEVVAVTLEPVVVAQHGVSVLSATVRLAPPPARDDLGPRILPAY; this is encoded by the coding sequence ATGCAGACCTCGGCGGACCGGCGGGACCGGCACGAGTACCCCGCCCACTGGGAGGCGGACGTGGTGCTGCGCGACGGCGGTACCGCGCGCGTGCGCCCGATCACCATCGACGACGCCGACCGTCTGGTCAGCTTCTACGAGCAGGTCTCGGACGAGTCGAAGTACTACCGCTTCTTCGCGCCGTACCCCCGGCTCTCCGCCAAGGACGTCCACCGCTTCACCCACCACGACTTCGTGGACCGGGTGGGGCTCGCGGCCACCATCGGCGACGAGTTCGTCGCCACCGTACGCTACGACCGTATCGGCGCGGGCGGACTGCCCGCCTCCGCTCCGGCCGACGAGGCCGAAGTCGCCTTCCTGGTACAGGACTCCCACCAGGGCCGCGGTGTCGCCTCCGCCCTCCTTGAGCACATCGCCGCCGTCGCGCGCGAGCGGGGCATCCGCCGCTTCGCCGCCGAGGTGCTCCCCGCCAACACCAAGATGATCAAGGTGTTCACGGACGCCGGCTACACCCAGAAGCGCAGCTTCGAGGACGGCGTCGTACGCCTGGAGCTGGACCTCGAACCCACCGACCGCTCCCTCGCCGTACAGCGGGCGCGGGAGCAGCGCGCCGAAGCCCGCTCCGTGCGACGGCTGCTGGCACCCGGCTCCGTCGCCGTCATCGGCGCCGGCCGCGCTGCCGGCGGGGTGGGCCGCAGCGTCCTGGTCAACATCAGGGACGCCGGCTACCAGGGGCCGCTGTACGCGGTGAACCAGTCCTTCCCCGACGACCTCACGGAGATCGACGGCGTGCCCGCGTACCGCTCGGTGCGGGACATCGAGGGGCCCGTGGACCTCGCGGTCGTCGCCGTACCGGCCGAGGACGTGCCCGGCGTGGTCGCCGAGTGCGGCGCACACGGGGTGCAGGGCCTCGTCGTGCTCTCCGCCGGATACGCCGAGAGCGGACCCGAGGGACGCGAGCGCCAGCGGGCCCTCGTCCGGCACGCGCGCGCCTACGGCATGCGGATCATCGGCCCGAACGCCTTCGGCGTCATCAACACCGCCCCGGACGTTCGTCTGAACGCCTCGCTGGCGCCGGAGCCGCCCCGCGCGGGCCGGATCGGGCTGTTCGCCCAGTCCGGTGCCATAGCCATCGCGCTGCTCGCCCGGTTGCACCGGCGTGGGGGAGGGGTCACCGGGGTCACGGGCGTGTCCACGTTCGTCTCCGCCGGCAACCGGGCCGACGTCTCCGGCAACGACGTCCTGCAGTACTGGTACGACGACCCGGACACCGACGTCGTGCTCATGTACCTGGAATCCCTCGGCAGCCCCCGCAAGTTCACCCGCCTCGCCCGGCGGACCGCGGCCGCGAAGCCGCTCGTCGTGGTGCAGGGCACCGGGTCCGCGCCGCAGGGACACACGGTGCAGGCCACACGGCTGCCGCACGCGACCGTCTCCGCGCTGCTCCGGCAGGCCGGGGTGATCCGCGTGGACACCATCACCGAACTGGTCGACGCCGGCCTGCTGCTCGCCCGCCAGCCCCTGCCGGCCGGGCCGCGGGTCGCGATCCTCGGGAACTCCGAGTCGCTGGGCATGCTGACGTACGACCGCTGCCTCGCGGAGGGCCTGCGGCCCACCCGCCCGCTGGACCTGACGACGGCGGCGACGGCGGACGACTTCCACCGGGCGCTGTCGCGGGCGCTGGCCGACGAGACGTGCGACGCGGTGATCGTCACCGCGATCCCGGCGATCGGGGAGGGGTCACAGGAGGACGCGGAGCTGGCGGAGGCGCTGAGGTCGGCGGCCGCCACGGCCCCGGGCAAACCGGTGCTGGTCGTGCACATCGAGCTCGGCGGCCTCGCCGAGGCGCTCTCGGCGGCGGCGAGCACGGCTCCACAGGCCGTCGAGAAGGCGGCCGGCGCGAGCGCGGGCGCGGGGGCCAGAGACGGGACTGGGACCGGCGCCCCGGAGTTCCCCCCTGCCCGACGACCGCCCACCACGGCACCGCGCCCGCCGAAAGCCGCCTTCGCCTCCTCCACCCCCTCCTCGCGTACGAGCTCCAGCACCACCGACACCACCGGCACCACTGGCATCACAGGAGCCACAGGAACCCCTGGCCCAACCGGCACCTCCGACGCCGTCGAGACCTCCGGAACCTCCGGAACCTCCCCCTCCGCCCAGCGCCTCATCCCCGCCTACCCCGCCGCCGAGCGCGCTGCCCGCGCCCTTGCCGAGGCAGTGAAGTACGCGCAGTGGCGGCGCGAGGCCGCCGATCCGGGCAAGGTGCCCGAGTACGACGACATCGACGAGAAGCGGGCCGCCGAGCTGATCGGCGCCCTGCTGGCGCGCGGGCAGGGCCTCACGATCGGCCCGGACCAGACCTGCGAGCTGCTGGCCGCCTACGGCGTCCACGTCCGCCAGGCGCTCCCCGCGCCCACCCCGGACGCAGCGGCCGAGGCCGCCCGCACCCTCGGCTACCCGGTGGCCCTCAAGGCCACCGCCCCCCACCTCAGACACCGCGCCGACCTGGGCGGCGTCCGGCTGGACCTCGCGAACGAGGAGCAACTGCGACGGTCCTACGCCGAGTTGACCGACCTGTTCGGGAAGCCGGAGGAGCTGCGGCCGGTCGTGCAGGGCATGGCGCCCCGGGGTGTCGACACCGTCGTACGCGCCGTGATCGATCCGGCGGCCGGGGCCGTGCTCTCCTTCGGCCTCGCCGGAGCCGCCTCACAGCTCCTCGGCGACATGGCGCACCGGCTGGTCCCCGTCACCGACCGGGAGGCGACCTCGATGGTCCGCTCCATCCGGACGGCACCGCTGCTGTTCGGATGGCGGGGCTCCACGCCCGTGGACACGCCCGCCCTGGAGGAACTGCTGCTGCGGGTGTCCCGGCTGGTCGACGACAACCCCGAGGTCGTCGCCGTCACCCTGGAGCCGGTGGTCGTCGCCCAGCACGGCGTGAGCGTCCTCAGCGCGACCGTACGGCTCGCCCCGCCACCCGCCCGCGACGACCTGGGCCCGCGCATACTGCCGGCGTACTGA
- a CDS encoding DUF5998 family protein, with protein sequence MDAMAKTSTTTQGLRAAIERSGYYPALVAEAVEAAVGGEPIRSYLVHQETTFDQNEVRRHVTVLVLTGNRFIVSHTDEQAADSTSPTPYATTSTESVKLGRISSVVVSRVVANPEQYTPGTLPREVVLTIGWGAVSRLDLEPAACGDPNCEADHGYTGSSTADDLSLRVSEAGDGPETVRQALAFAQAISEATADITR encoded by the coding sequence ATGGACGCCATGGCCAAGACCAGTACGACGACCCAGGGGCTGCGCGCGGCGATCGAGCGCAGCGGCTACTACCCGGCCCTCGTGGCCGAGGCGGTGGAGGCCGCTGTGGGCGGCGAGCCCATCCGGTCGTACCTGGTCCACCAGGAGACCACGTTCGACCAGAACGAGGTCCGCCGTCATGTGACCGTCCTGGTCCTCACGGGCAACCGCTTCATCGTCAGCCACACCGACGAGCAGGCCGCCGACAGCACCTCCCCGACGCCGTACGCCACGACGTCCACGGAGTCCGTGAAGCTCGGCCGGATCTCCTCGGTCGTGGTCAGCCGCGTGGTCGCGAACCCGGAGCAGTACACGCCGGGCACGCTGCCCCGCGAGGTCGTGCTGACCATCGGCTGGGGTGCGGTCAGCCGCCTCGACCTGGAGCCCGCCGCCTGCGGTGACCCCAACTGCGAGGCCGACCACGGCTACACGGGCAGCTCCACGGCGGACGACCTCAGCCTGCGCGTCAGCGAGGCGGGGGACGGCCCGGAGACGGTGCGCCAGGCGCTCGCCTTCGCGCAGGCCATCTCCGAGGCGACCGCGGACATCACGCGCTGA
- a CDS encoding alkaline phosphatase family protein, which produces MSLPSPWDHPEPLALDSAPLPEYGSGSLADLLPTLAAGMGVPGMTATIEELTGTDRACVFLIDGLGWEQLRAHPDEAPFLNSLLGSSRGGTGRPLTAGYPATTATSLASVGTGLPPGAHGLPGYTVRNPATGALMNQLRWQPWTDPYTWQPYPTVFELAERAGVHAAQVSSPTFANTPLTKVALSGGTFIGRLTGEDRMDLAAEQLAAGDRSLVYTYYAELDGAGHRYGVASDTWRGQLMTVDRLAQRLAEQLPPRSALYVTADHGMVDIPFDDQHRIDFDEDWELRAGVALLGGEGRARHVYAVPGAENDVLTVWREVLGEQFWVASRDEAIDAGWFGPPGACDERVYERIGDVVAAAHDDVLIIASEREPKESKMVGNHGSMTPAEQLVPLLEVRS; this is translated from the coding sequence ATGTCCCTGCCTTCGCCCTGGGACCACCCGGAACCGCTCGCCCTGGACAGCGCACCACTGCCCGAGTACGGCAGCGGCTCGCTCGCCGACCTGCTGCCGACGCTCGCCGCGGGCATGGGCGTCCCCGGCATGACCGCCACGATCGAAGAGCTGACCGGGACCGACCGGGCCTGTGTCTTCCTGATCGACGGGCTCGGCTGGGAGCAGCTCAGGGCGCACCCGGACGAGGCACCCTTCCTGAACTCGCTGCTCGGCAGTTCGCGGGGCGGCACCGGCCGGCCGCTCACCGCCGGCTACCCGGCGACCACCGCGACCTCGCTCGCCTCGGTCGGTACCGGCCTGCCCCCGGGCGCCCACGGCCTGCCCGGCTACACGGTCCGCAACCCGGCCACCGGCGCGCTGATGAACCAGCTCCGCTGGCAGCCGTGGACCGACCCGTACACCTGGCAGCCGTACCCCACGGTCTTCGAGCTGGCCGAGCGGGCCGGCGTCCACGCGGCGCAGGTCTCCTCGCCCACCTTCGCCAACACCCCGCTGACCAAGGTCGCGCTCAGCGGCGGCACCTTCATCGGCCGGCTGACCGGCGAGGACCGCATGGACCTCGCGGCCGAACAGCTGGCCGCCGGTGACCGCTCGCTCGTGTACACCTACTACGCGGAACTGGACGGCGCGGGCCACCGCTACGGCGTCGCCTCCGACACCTGGCGCGGCCAGCTCATGACCGTCGACCGGCTCGCCCAGCGCCTGGCCGAGCAGCTGCCGCCGCGCAGCGCGCTCTACGTCACCGCCGACCACGGCATGGTCGACATCCCCTTCGACGATCAGCACCGCATCGACTTCGACGAGGACTGGGAACTGCGCGCCGGAGTCGCCCTGCTGGGCGGAGAGGGCCGGGCGCGGCACGTGTACGCGGTGCCGGGCGCCGAGAACGACGTACTGACCGTCTGGCGCGAGGTGCTCGGCGAGCAGTTCTGGGTGGCCTCGCGGGACGAGGCGATCGACGCGGGCTGGTTCGGACCGCCCGGCGCGTGCGACGAGCGCGTGTACGAGCGCATCGGGGACGTGGTCGCGGCCGCGCACGACGACGTCCTGATCATCGCGTCCGAGCGGGAACCCAAGGAGTCGAAGATGGTCGGCAACCACGGTTCGATGACCCCCGCCGAGCAACTGGTCCCCCTGCTCGAAGTACGTTCCTGA
- a CDS encoding thymidine kinase: protein MPELVFFSGTMDCGKSTLALQIEHNRSARGLVGMIFTRDDRAGEGKLSSRLGLVTDAVEVEDGQDLYAYLVDHLSKGGRADYVIADEAQFLAPDQIDQLARVVDDLGVDVFAFGITTDFRSKLFPGSQRLVELSDRIEVLQVEALCWCGARATHNARTVGGEMVVEGAQVVIGDVNRLGGEIGYEVLCRRHHRRRMTAASSRAATLSPDVLPVTSV from the coding sequence ATGCCCGAGCTGGTGTTCTTCTCCGGAACGATGGACTGCGGGAAGTCGACGCTGGCTCTGCAGATCGAGCACAACCGGTCCGCGCGCGGCCTGGTCGGCATGATCTTCACCCGGGACGACCGCGCGGGCGAGGGCAAGCTGTCCTCCCGGCTCGGTCTGGTCACCGACGCGGTGGAGGTCGAGGACGGCCAGGACCTGTACGCCTACCTCGTCGACCACCTCTCGAAGGGCGGTCGCGCGGACTACGTGATCGCGGACGAGGCGCAGTTCCTCGCGCCCGACCAGATCGACCAGCTCGCGCGCGTGGTCGACGACCTCGGCGTGGACGTCTTCGCCTTCGGCATCACCACCGACTTCCGTTCCAAGCTCTTCCCGGGCTCCCAGCGGCTGGTGGAACTGTCCGACCGCATAGAGGTGCTCCAGGTCGAGGCCCTGTGCTGGTGCGGCGCCCGCGCCACGCACAACGCCCGCACAGTGGGCGGGGAAATGGTTGTCGAGGGCGCCCAGGTCGTCATCGGAGACGTCAACCGCCTGGGGGGCGAGATTGGCTACGAGGTCCTGTGCCGCCGTCACCACCGGCGCCGGATGACCGCCGCGTCGTCCCGCGCGGCGACCCTGTCCCCGGACGTGCTGCCGGTGACATCGGTCTGA
- a CDS encoding VOC family protein produces the protein MTEARESAGPYARRAPGTPCWVTLMVHGLADTREFYEELFGWEFGPDPRQLGPYVRALLDGHEVAGIGQLPPELRLPVAWTPYLTSDDVDRAADQVRLCGGTVAVGPLDAAEDGRMAIASDPSGAVFGIWQGAAHPGTTITGVPGAPVWNELHTYETVGVAKFYETVFGYAEEPEVSADFDYVNLYVEGRPVAGLRGMGHTLPRDRGSHWLTHFEVADADDTLRRVVQLGGQVVRASQETAHGRVATVADREGALFSVVQGPR, from the coding sequence ATGACCGAGGCACGGGAGTCGGCCGGCCCGTACGCGCGACGCGCGCCCGGCACACCCTGCTGGGTGACCCTGATGGTGCACGGACTCGCGGACACCAGGGAGTTCTACGAAGAGCTGTTCGGCTGGGAGTTCGGACCGGACCCGCGGCAACTCGGCCCCTACGTACGGGCCCTGCTGGACGGGCACGAGGTGGCGGGCATCGGCCAGCTGCCGCCGGAACTCCGGCTGCCGGTCGCCTGGACGCCCTACCTCACCTCCGACGACGTCGACCGGGCGGCGGACCAGGTGCGGCTGTGCGGAGGCACGGTGGCCGTCGGGCCCCTGGACGCGGCGGAGGACGGCCGGATGGCCATCGCCTCCGACCCCTCCGGGGCCGTCTTCGGCATCTGGCAGGGCGCCGCGCACCCCGGCACCACGATCACCGGTGTCCCCGGCGCCCCCGTCTGGAACGAGCTGCACACCTACGAGACCGTGGGCGTCGCCAAGTTCTACGAGACCGTGTTCGGGTACGCGGAGGAACCTGAGGTGTCCGCCGACTTCGACTACGTGAACCTGTACGTCGAGGGGCGCCCGGTGGCCGGTCTGCGCGGCATGGGACACACGCTGCCCCGGGACCGGGGGTCGCACTGGCTGACGCACTTCGAGGTCGCCGACGCCGACGACACGCTGCGGCGGGTAGTCCAGCTGGGCGGGCAGGTGGTGCGGGCGTCCCAGGAAACCGCGCACGGCCGCGTCGCCACGGTGGCGGACCGGGAGGGAGCGCTCTTCTCGGTGGTCCAGGGGCCGCGCTGA
- a CDS encoding sulfurtransferase yields MTAIITASELARDLAGQTPPVLLDIRWQLSASKAAGAPAFDGRAEYAAGHVPGAVYVDLDGELASAPGARGRHPLPGTDAFGAAMRRAGVSAARPVVVYDGGQGWAAARAWWLLRWTGHPDVRVLDGGLPAWEGPLSTDVPAPAEGDFEPAPGAVGLLDADAAAALARSGVLLDARAGERYRGEVEPIDPVGGHIPGAVSAPTAENVGPDGRFLPAADLRDRFKALGVSGDAPVGVYCGSGVSAAHEVLALAVAGVPAALYVGSWSEWSADPSRPVAVGADPQ; encoded by the coding sequence ATGACAGCCATCATCACCGCATCCGAACTCGCCCGGGACCTGGCCGGACAGACCCCGCCGGTCCTGCTGGACATCCGCTGGCAGTTGAGCGCGTCGAAGGCGGCGGGCGCCCCGGCCTTCGACGGCCGGGCCGAGTACGCGGCCGGACACGTCCCCGGCGCGGTCTACGTCGACCTGGACGGCGAACTCGCCTCCGCTCCCGGCGCGCGCGGCCGGCATCCGCTGCCCGGCACCGACGCGTTCGGCGCGGCCATGCGCCGCGCGGGCGTGTCGGCCGCCCGGCCGGTCGTCGTGTACGACGGCGGCCAGGGCTGGGCGGCCGCGCGCGCGTGGTGGCTGCTGCGCTGGACGGGTCACCCGGACGTGCGGGTCCTCGACGGCGGGTTGCCGGCGTGGGAGGGGCCGCTGTCGACGGACGTGCCCGCTCCGGCCGAGGGCGACTTCGAACCGGCGCCCGGCGCCGTCGGCTTGCTCGACGCGGACGCGGCGGCGGCTCTGGCCCGCTCGGGTGTGCTGCTCGACGCGCGCGCGGGTGAGCGGTACCGCGGCGAGGTCGAGCCGATCGACCCGGTCGGCGGGCACATCCCGGGCGCGGTGTCGGCGCCGACGGCGGAGAACGTCGGCCCCGACGGCCGGTTCCTGCCCGCGGCGGACCTCAGGGACCGCTTCAAGGCCCTGGGAGTGTCCGGGGACGCACCGGTGGGCGTGTACTGCGGCTCGGGCGTCTCGGCCGCGCACGAGGTGCTGGCCCTCGCGGTGGCGGGTGTTCCGGCGGCCCTCTACGTGGGTTCGTGGTCGGAGTGGTCCGCCGACCCGTCCCGCCCGGTGGCGGTCGGCGCGGACCCGCAGTAG
- the sepH gene encoding septation protein SepH yields MPELRVVAVSNDGTRLVLKAADATEYTLPIDERLRAAVRGDRPRLGQIEIEVESHLRPRDIQARIRAGATAEEVAQLAGIPVDRVRRFEGPVLAERAFMAERARKTPVRRPGENSGPLLGEAVQERLLLRGVEKDTVQWDSWRRDDGTWEVLLVYRVAGEPHSAGWTYDPPRRLVQAVDDEARSLIGESDDLAVPEPSFPFVPRIARLPRERSMDRALDRSDRDRPSLPAQASEPADESTGERDSLTSLLEAVPSFRGDLVVPERPPETSEETPEEPATEEPPAPAASAGSAYADVLMPRSVTSHRDRLIGATDRQAEADGVRPGRRAAVPSWDEIVFGTRRKKQE; encoded by the coding sequence ATGCCCGAACTGCGTGTCGTGGCCGTCTCCAATGACGGCACACGGCTGGTGCTCAAGGCTGCCGACGCGACGGAGTACACCCTTCCGATCGATGAACGGCTGCGCGCCGCCGTGCGCGGTGACCGTCCCCGCCTCGGCCAGATCGAGATCGAGGTGGAGAGCCATCTCCGCCCCCGTGACATCCAGGCCCGCATACGTGCCGGTGCCACCGCGGAAGAGGTCGCCCAGCTCGCCGGCATTCCCGTCGACCGGGTACGGCGCTTCGAGGGACCGGTGCTGGCCGAGCGCGCCTTCATGGCCGAGCGGGCCCGCAAGACCCCGGTCCGCCGCCCCGGCGAGAACTCCGGCCCGTTGCTCGGCGAGGCCGTACAGGAGCGGCTGCTGCTGCGCGGCGTCGAGAAGGACACCGTGCAGTGGGACTCCTGGCGCCGCGACGACGGCACCTGGGAGGTCCTCCTCGTCTACCGGGTCGCGGGCGAACCGCACTCGGCGGGCTGGACGTACGACCCGCCCCGGCGGCTCGTCCAGGCCGTCGACGACGAGGCGCGCTCGCTGATCGGTGAGTCCGACGACCTCGCCGTACCCGAGCCGAGTTTCCCGTTCGTGCCGCGCATCGCCCGGCTGCCGCGCGAGCGTTCGATGGACCGCGCCCTCGACCGGAGCGACCGGGACCGGCCGAGCCTGCCCGCGCAGGCGTCCGAGCCCGCCGACGAGAGCACCGGCGAACGCGACTCGCTGACCAGCCTCCTTGAGGCGGTGCCGAGCTTCCGGGGCGACCTGGTGGTGCCGGAACGGCCGCCGGAGACCTCGGAGGAGACCCCCGAGGAGCCCGCGACGGAGGAGCCTCCGGCGCCCGCCGCCTCGGCCGGCTCGGCCTACGCGGACGTCCTCATGCCCCGCTCCGTGACCAGCCACCGCGACCGGCTCATCGGCGCCACCGACCGGCAGGCCGAGGCCGACGGCGTCCGCCCCGGCCGCAGGGCCGCGGTGCCGAGCTGGGACGAGATCGTCTTCGGTACCCGGCGCAAGAAGCAGGAGTAA
- a CDS encoding D-arabinono-1,4-lactone oxidase: MSSTVSGKNGTWRNWGGNVSARPARQVTPASVEELAAAVRRAAEDGLKVKAVGTGHSFTSIAATDGVLIRPQLLTGIRDIDRTAMTVTVEAGTPLKRLNAALAREGLSLTNMGDIMEQTVSGATSTGTHGTGRESGSISAQITALELVTADGSVLTCSAGKNPDVFAAARTGLGALGVVTAITFAVEPLFLLTAREEPMPLDRVLAEFDQLWAENEHFEFYWFPHTGSTNTKRNNRSAGPEQPVGRLAGWFEDEFLSNGVFQAAQWAGRAAPATVPAIARISSRALSARTYTDIPYKVFTSPRRVRFVEMEYAVPRAALGETLRELKAMVERSGLRVSFPVEVRTAPADDITLSTASGRDSAYIAVHMFRGTPYQAYFTAAERVFTAHEGRPHWGKVHTRDAKYFAGAYPRFGEFTALRDRLDPERLFQNDYLRRVLGS; the protein is encoded by the coding sequence TTGAGCAGCACAGTGAGCGGCAAGAACGGCACCTGGCGTAACTGGGGCGGGAACGTCAGCGCCCGCCCCGCCCGGCAGGTCACTCCGGCCTCGGTGGAGGAACTGGCCGCCGCGGTGCGCCGGGCCGCCGAGGACGGACTGAAGGTGAAGGCGGTCGGCACCGGCCACTCCTTCACGTCCATAGCGGCCACCGACGGCGTGTTGATCCGCCCTCAACTGTTGACCGGGATCCGTGACATCGACCGCACCGCCATGACCGTCACGGTCGAGGCGGGCACCCCGCTCAAGAGACTCAACGCGGCCCTGGCGCGCGAGGGCCTGTCGCTCACCAACATGGGCGACATCATGGAGCAGACCGTCTCCGGGGCCACCAGCACCGGCACCCACGGCACGGGCCGCGAGTCGGGCTCGATCTCCGCACAGATCACGGCGCTCGAACTGGTCACCGCGGACGGCTCGGTGCTGACGTGTTCCGCGGGGAAGAACCCCGACGTCTTCGCGGCCGCGCGCACGGGCCTCGGCGCGCTCGGCGTGGTCACCGCGATCACCTTCGCCGTCGAACCGCTGTTCCTGCTCACCGCCCGCGAGGAGCCGATGCCCCTCGACCGGGTACTGGCCGAGTTCGACCAACTGTGGGCCGAGAACGAGCACTTCGAGTTCTACTGGTTCCCGCACACCGGCAGCACCAACACCAAGCGCAACAACCGCAGCGCGGGTCCGGAGCAGCCGGTGGGGCGGCTGGCCGGCTGGTTCGAGGACGAGTTCCTCTCCAACGGCGTCTTCCAGGCGGCCCAGTGGGCCGGCCGCGCCGCACCCGCCACCGTCCCGGCCATCGCCCGGATCTCCAGCAGGGCACTGTCCGCGCGGACGTACACCGACATCCCCTACAAGGTCTTCACCTCACCGCGCCGGGTGCGCTTCGTGGAGATGGAGTACGCCGTCCCGCGCGCGGCCCTGGGCGAGACGCTGCGCGAACTGAAGGCCATGGTGGAGCGCTCCGGTCTGCGGGTGAGCTTCCCGGTCGAGGTACGCACCGCCCCGGCCGACGACATCACCCTGTCCACCGCCTCCGGCCGGGACAGCGCCTACATCGCCGTCCACATGTTCCGGGGCACTCCGTACCAGGCCTATTTCACCGCCGCCGAGCGCGTCTTCACCGCGCACGAGGGCCGGCCGCACTGGGGCAAGGTGCACACCCGTGACGCGAAGTACTTCGCGGGGGCGTACCCGCGCTTCGGCGAGTTCACGGCGTTGCGGGACCGTCTTGACCCGGAACGGCTGTTCCAGAACGACTACTTGCGGAGGGTTCTGGGGTCGTAG